In Tripterygium wilfordii isolate XIE 37 chromosome 15, ASM1340144v1, whole genome shotgun sequence, one DNA window encodes the following:
- the LOC120016751 gene encoding uncharacterized protein LOC120016751 has translation MEGARKIMRRSVYNFLQNYQNFTTIAALLAFPFSASVLLSQSFLVPSSSFTIHNRLRALFEAAGLPESSQPFKTLTLKLSQTISSSIFTLPFSLTFFIMSKAYVIHSLNQHKSTLLLYKPLFVTYLCNLFIVLSANATALSIFFLGFNLVQETLVYSPNWVLILSATAAVIYSVILANVVVVCNLALVLSGEGCRGWIAILKALVLMRGRTSTALSLALPVNIVLAGIEALFQYRIVRRGDRSYGDSCTTPAMAMEGMLIAYLYSIFVVLDTVVNLMFFRSCVRVVDQEDMNSCRIGAVEEEEEEEEQSYGVISFKSVEEFP, from the coding sequence ATGGAAGGGGCAAGAAAGATCATGAGAAGATCAGTCTACAATTTCCTTCAAAACTATCAAAACTTCACCACCATTGCTGCTCTATTGGCTTTTCCTTTCTCTGCCTCAGTCTTGCTCTCACAATCCTTTCTtgttccttcatcttcttttacaATCCACAATAGGCTAAGAGCTCTGTTTGAGGCTGCAGGTCTGCCTGAATCTTCTCAACCCTTCAAAACTCTAACTCTCAAGCTATCTCAAACAatctcttcttcaatctttaCCCTCCCTTTTAGTCTCACTTTCTTTATTATGTCAAAAGCATATGTAATTCACAGTCTCAATCAACATAAATCAACTTTGCTTCTCTACAAACCTCTCTTTGTTACTTATTTATGCAACTTGTTTATAGTCCTCTCCGCGAATGCAACCGCATTGTCGATCTTCTTCTTGGGGTTCAATCTTGTTCAAGAAACTTTGGTTTATTCTCCCAATTGGGTGCTCATATTGTCTGCTACGGCGGCTGTAATCTATTCGGTGATTCTCGCGAACGTGGTGGTGGTTTGTAACTTGGCATTGGTTTTGTCAGGCGAAGGGTGCAGAGGATGGATTGCAATTCTCAAAGCTTTGGTATTGATGAGAGGGAGGACTTCAACAGCACTTTCTCTTGCACTTCCTGTGAATATTGTTCTTGCAGGGATTGAGGCTTTGTTTCAATACCGGATAGTGAGACGGGGTGATAGAAGTTATGGAGATTCCTGCACTACTCCTGCTATGGCCATGGAGGGAATGTTGATTGCTTATTTGTACTCAATCTTTGTGGTTCTTGATACTGTTGTCAATCTAATGTTCTTCAGGAGCTGTGTGAGGGTGGTGGACCAAGAAGATATGAACTCTTGCAGGATTGGTGCtgtagaggaggaggaggaggaggaggagcagagTTATGGTGTTATAAGCTTCAAATCAGTGGAGGAGTTTCCATGA
- the LOC120017188 gene encoding formin-like protein 20, producing the protein MALFRRLFYRKPPDRLLEISERVYVFDCCFATDVLEDDEYKGYIGGIVAQLQDHFPDASFMVFNFREGEKRSQISDILSQYDMTVMDYPRQYEGCPLLPLEMIHHFLRSSESWLSLEGQQNVLLMHCERGGWPVLAFMLAGLLLYRKQYNGELKTLEMVYKQAPRELLHLLSPLNPQPSQLRYLQYISRRNLGSDWPPSDTPLLLDCLVLAVLPLFDGGQGCRPVVRVYGQDPSKPANRTSKLLFSTSKTKKLVRHYLQAECMLVKIDIHCRVQGDVVLECIHLDEDLVREEMMFRVMFHTAFVRANILTISRDEIDILWDAKGQFPKDFRAEVLFLDVDAVVPNLTSVVTSEDANETGSASPEEFFEVEEIFSNVVDAQEGKGDFETLSVEGNTPDDTDHTEVWKEEDVDPHTFLDCASDDGKHKQFGNMNSNSEPVKDIAVDDVKYKMEEKMDVDIHTVKDITVDDSDMKQEPVVTAPSLLRHIITKEVTKVPSGRLEEIDIKVGNQDTVVQKKLDSGVTQKKLRADVCRPKSEKVVPSSLKKQHMLGTKTAADSVVAKQKIKQQEQLGTHAKLAKPNAVSRWIPPNKGSYTNLMHVSHPPARYNSAPPDLDVIASPKDSNACGPVKASSVPATSGAVVSRDAANELLGQKVELMEPSHSVSLMPASFPAKESPSLGLQLVVPSLPPPPPPPPPPPPPHSNSSSLYTSKSRSSLQLSPPWQASPVASPPPSHPLGNEVSTPLPPSPPPPPSLQLSTSLSRQNIEVGLYQKHHPPPPPPPPPPSSTRQHIGAGFPPLPPPSRWKYAYSLTTPTPMKVSPSSPSPPPSSPPPPMSSLIVSGIKVPHSPSLPSPPPLPRSEATPPTPPPPSTYGCWTPPPPPLLMHGAPPQPRLLPALPSPPLRLGGRGAPPPPPPPPRGHAAPPLPLAPSGGRGAPPPPSLPPGGRGPPPPPPPPGGRGAPTLPPHPVGREAPPLPPPPPCGRGAPPPPPPLGGCGAGPPAAPRPPCGAPPPPPLGAQGAAADTRGLQLGRGRGLSRPSGLGPTATAPKRSSLKPLHWSKVTRALQGSLWEELQRLGEPQIGPDFDVSELESLFSATVPKSADAGGKSGGRRKPVGSKTDKVQLIDLRRAYNIEIMLTKVKMPLPDMMAAVLAMDESVLDVDQVENLIKFCPTKEEMELLKGYTGDKENLGKCEQYFLELMKVPQVESKLRVFSFKIQFSSQISEFKKNLNTVNFACEEVRNSVKLKEIMKTILILGNKLNQGTARGSAIGFKLDSLLKLTDTRSSTSKMTLMHFLCKKLADHSPELLDFHLDLVSLEPASKIQLKSLAEEMQAIIKGLEKVKQELLASENDGPVSEVFRKTLKAFIFVAETEVVSVTNLYSVVGRNADALALYFGEDPARFPFEQVTATLLNFVRLFRKAQEENVKQDELEKKKAGKEAEMERAKGTTLTRKG; encoded by the exons ATGGCGCTGTTCCGACGCCTGTTTTACCGGAAGCCGCCGGATCGGCTTCTCGAGATCTCTGAGAGAGTTTACG TATTTGACTGCTGCTTCGCCACTGACGTTTTGGAAGATGATGAGTACAAAGGATACATTGGTGGAATTGTAGCACAGCTGCAAGACCACTTTCCCGATGCTTCCTTCATGGTCTTCAACTTTAGGGAAGGGGAGAAGCGGAGccaaatttcagacatattGTCTCAGTATGACATGACAGTTATGGATTATCCTCGGCAATATGAGGGGTGTCCTCTGCTACCTTTGGAGATGATCCATCACTTTCTTCGATCTAGTGAAAGCTGGTTATCTTTGGAGGGACAGCAAAATGTACTTTTGATGCACTGTGAAAGAGGAGGTTGGCCTGTACTTGCATTCATGCTTGCAGGCCTTCTCTTATACCGCAAACAGTATAATGGGGAGCTGAAGACTCTTGAAATGGTCTACAAGCAAGCTCCTAGAGAGCTTCTCCATCTCTTATCTCCTTTAAATCCTCAACCTTCCCAATTGAGATATCTTCAGTACATCTCCAGAAGAAATTTGGGTTCTGATTGGCCTCCATCAGATACACCTCTACTTTTAGATTGTCTTGTCCTTGCAGTTCTTCCATTATTTGATGGGGGGCAAGGTTGCAGACCAGTTGTCCGTGTTTATGGTCAGGACCCCTCAAAACCAGCCAATAGAACTTCTAAGCTCTTATTTTCAACTTCAAAGACAAAAAAACTTGTTCGTCACTACTTGCAG GCAGAGTGTATGTTGGTGAAAATAGATATCCATTGCAGGGTCCAAGGCGATGTCGTTCTTGAATGTATCCATTTGGATGAAGATCTAGTACGTGAGGAGATGATGTTTCGAGTTATGTTCCACACAGCATTTGTGCGGGCTAATATCTTGACGATCAGCCGTGATGAAATTGACATTCTATGGGATGCCAAGGGCCAATTTCCAAAGGACTTTAGAGCAGAG GTACTTTTTTTGGATGTTGATGCTGTTGTGCCTAATCTAACCTCAGTCGTGACAAGTGAAGATGCAAATGAGACAGGCAGTGCTTCACCTGAGGAATTTTTTGAGGTTGAAGAGATATTTAGCAATGTGGTTGATGCGCAGGAAGGAAAGGGGGACTTTGAAACTCTTTCGGTCGAGGGAAACACTCCTGATGATACTGACCATACAGAAGTCTGGAAGGAGGAGGATGTGGATCCTCACACATTTCTAGATTGTGCATCAGATGATGGGAAACACAAACAGTTTGGAAATATGAATTCTAATTCTGAACCGGTAAAGGATATTGCTGTGGATGATGTGAAGTATAAGATGGAAGAGAAAATGGATGTGGATATCCATACGGTGAAAGACATTACCGTGGATGATAGTGACATGAAACAAGAGCCTGTGGTAACTGCCCCTAGTTTGCTAAGACATATAATAACCAAGGAAGTAACTAAAGTTCCAAGTGGAAGACTCGAAGAAATAGATATTAAAGTTGGAAATCAAGACACTGTTGTGCAAAAGAAGTTAGATTCAGGGGTTACTCAGAAAAAGTTGAGGGCGGATGTTTGTAGGCCAAAATCAGAAAAAGTAGTGCCATCTTCTCTGAAGAAACAGCATATGTTGGGCACGAAAACAGCTGCAGATTCAGTTGTAGCCAAGCAAAAGATTAAACAGCAAGAACAGCTGGGAACACATGCAAAACTTGCAAAACCAAATGCAGTATCTCGTTGGATTCCCCCTAACAAAGGCTCTTATACCAATTTGATGCATGTGTCGCATCCACCTGCTAGATATAATAGTGCACCACCAGATCTTGATGTTATTGCTTCTCCAAAAGATTCGAATGCTTGTGGCCCTGTAAAGGCTTCTTCTGTTCCTGCTACTTCTGGAGCAGTGGTTTCCAGAGATGCTGCAAACGAACTGTTAGGACAAAAAGTGGAGCTTATGGAGCCATCACACTCTGTCTCATTGATGCCTGCTTCCTTTCCAGCTAAAGAATCACCATCTCTTGGACTGCAGCTGGTAGTACCATCTCTCCCTcctcctccccctccccctccccctccacctccacctcatTCTAACAGCTCTTCGTTGTATACCTCTAAATCCAGGTCTTCTTTACAGCTTTCTCCACCTTGGCAGGCCAGTCCAGTAGCTTCTCCTCCACCATCTCATCCACTTGGTAATGAGGTCTCCACACCTCTTCCCCCTTCACCACCTCCCCCTCCTTCTCTTCAACTTTCCACGTCTTTGAGTAGGCAGAATATTGAAGTGGGTTTGTACCAAAAACATCATCCACCTCCACCCCCTCCTCCACCCCCTCCTTCATCCACTAGGCAACATATTGGGGCGGGGTTTCCCCCTCTACCTCCTCCATCTCGTTGGAAGTATGCATACTCTTTAACTACCCCTACCCCAATGAAAGTTTCtccttcatctccatctccacctcCGTCTTCCCCCCCTCCTCCAATGAGTTCATTAATAGTTAGTGGAATCAAAGTTCCTCATTCACCATCGTTGccgtctcctcctcctcttccaagGAGTGAAGCTACACCTCCAACTCCACCACCCCCTTCAACCTATGGATGTTGGaccccaccaccacctccacttTTGATGCATGGTGCTCCCCCTCAACCTCGTTTGTTACCTGCACTACCTTCACCACCTCTTCGTCTTGGAGGTCGTGGggcaccacctccaccaccgccacctCCTAGAGGTCATGCGGCACCACCTCTACCACTAGCACCTTCTGGAGGTCGAGGGGCTCCACCACCTCCGTCGCTGCCTCCCGGAGGTAGAggaccaccacctccaccaccgccTCCTGGTGGTCGAGGGGCGCCAACCCTGCCACCTCATCCCGTGGGTCGTGAGGCACCACCTCTGCCGCCACCGCCTCCATGTGGTCGAGGGgcaccacctccacctcctccccTTGGGGGTTGTGGGGCAGGTCCTCCTGCTGCACCTAGACCTCCATGTGGTGCACCTCCGCCACCACCCTTAGGTGCACAAGGAGCCGCAGCTGATACAAGAGGCTTGCAGCTTGGAAGAGGGCGTGGGCTTTCACGTCCTTCAGGGCTGGGGCCAACTGCTACTGCACCCAAGCGATCTTCCTTGAAACCGTTGCATTGGAGCAAAGTTACAAGAGCACTGCAAGGGAGTTTATGGGAAGAATTGCAAAGGCTTGGAGAACCTCAAAT TGGACCAGATTTTGATGTATCCGAGCTGGAGAGTCTTTTCTCTGCAACAGTCCCAAAGTCTGCTGATGCAGGAGGCAAATCTGGTGGGCGACGCAAGCCTGTTGGATCAAAAACTGACAAAGTTCAACTG ATTGATCTGAGGAGGGCATATAACATTGAAATTATGCTTACGAAAGTAAAGATGCCACTCCCTGATATGATG GCTGCAGTTCTAGCAATGGATGAGTCAGTGTTAGATGTTGATCAAGTGGAAAATCTCATAAAATTCTGTCCTACTAAGGAGGAAATGGAACTTCTCAAG GGGTATACTGGTGACAAGGAGAACCTTGGAAAGTGTGAACAG TACTTCTTGGAGCTGATGAAAGTGCCACAGGTTGAGTCAAAATTAAGAGTGTTCTCTTTCAAGATTCAGTTCAGCTCTCAG ATTTCAGAATTCAAGAAGAATTTAAATACTGTAAATTTCGCATGTGAAGAG GTACGGAATTCTGTCAAATTGAAGGAAATTATGAAGACAATTCTTATCTTGGGGAATAAATTAAACCAAGGAACTGCAAGGG GTTCCGCCATTGGATTTAAGTTGGACAGTTTATTAAAACTCACTGATACTCGTTCTTCTACCAGCAAGATGACACTTATGCATTTTCTTTGCAAG AAACTTGCTGATCATTCACCAGAACTCCTAGATTTTCACCTGGATCTTGTTAGCCTCGAACCTGCATCAAAG ATACAATTAAAATCTTTAGCAGAagaaatgcaagcaataatcaaGGGATTGGAGAAGGTCAAACAGGAGCTTCTTGCCTCAGAAAATGACGGTCCTGTGTCTGAAGTTTTTCGAAAG ACATTGAAAGCATTCATTTTTGTTGCTGAGACAGAGGTGGTGTCAGTTACAAATCTGTATTCGGTGGTG GGTAGAAATGCAGATGCACTTGCACTGTACTTTGGGGAGGATCCTGCCCGTTTCCCATTTGAGCAGG TTACAGCGACGCTCTTAAATTTTGTGAGGTTGTTTAGGAAAGCACAGGAGGAAAATGTCAAACAGGAtgagttggagaagaagaaagctGGGAAAGAGGCCGAAATGGAGAGGGCCAAGGGAACTACTCTTACGAGAAAAGGGTGA
- the LOC120016004 gene encoding 50S ribosomal protein L18, chloroplastic-like yields the protein MAIPSSLCFLPHHTTNSFLGSVRGLSTPIPRPPPIKPSQSPSLLVVEAKVKTRREDRTARHIRIRKKVEGTTDRPRLAVFRSNKHLYVQVIDDSKMHTLASASTVQKPVSDEFDYSSGPTAEVAKKVGEVIAKSCLEKGITKVAFDRGGYPYHGRIQALADAAREHGLQF from the exons ATGGCTATACCATCTTCACTGTGTTTTCTTCCTCATCACACCACAAATTCTTTCTTAGGCTCAGTTCGAGGGCTTTCCACTCCTATTCCAAGACCACCACCAATCAAGCCGTCACAATCTCCGTCCCTTTTGGTGGTGGAAGCCAAAGTTAAAACCAGAAGGGAAGATCGAACTGCCCGCCATATCCGCATCAGAAAGAAG GTTGAAGGTACCACAGATAGGCCAAGACTGGCTGTCTTCCGGTCTAATAAGCATCTCTATGTGCAAGTGATTGATGACAGTAAGATGCACACTCTAGCTTCAGCTTCAACAGTGCAGAAACCCGTCTCTGATGAATTTGACTACAGCTCTGGTCCCACCGCT GAAGTGGCAAAGAAAGTTGGCGAAGTAATTGCAAAGTCCTGCTTGGAGAAAGGGATTACAAAGGTGGCCTTTGACCGGGGTGGATACCCTTACCATGGACGTATTCAGGCACTTGCAGATGCAGCTCGGGAGCATGGCCTTCAGTTCTAG
- the LOC120016003 gene encoding MLP-like protein 31: MSLSGKMETSLELRTPATKFYELFKSQNGFNLNQATNGKLAGEVVEGQLGKSGCVLSSNAPGGKNMYNKMLVEKVDDENMKFYCKVIEGELLKHYKNINYSVQITPKGEGSVVHWTIEYEKMNKDVPDLKETIDHCAALSKQFDLQLSTNMAVA, translated from the exons ATGTCTCTCTCTGGGAAGATGGAAACCTCTTTGGAGCTGAGAACTCCTGCTACTAAGTtctacgagcttttcaaatcaCAAAACGGTTTCAATCTCAATCAAGCCACGAATGGAAAATTAGCTGGTGAAGTGGTGGAAGGTCAACTGGGAAAGAGCGGCTGCGTCTTATCCTCAAACGCTC CTGGTGGGAAGAACATGTACAACAAGATGCTGGTGGAGAAAGTAGATGATGAGAACATGAAGTTTTACTGCAAAGTGATTGAAGGAGAACTCCTGAAGCATTACAAGAATATAAACTACAGTGTTCAAATTACTCCCAAGGGTGAGGGGAGTGTTGTGCACTGGACTATAGAATATGAGAAGATGAACAAAGATGTTCCTGACCTTAAGGAAACCATTGATCATTGTGCTGCTCTTTCTAAACAATTTGATCTTCAGTTGTCCACTAACATGGCAGTGGCTTAG
- the LOC120016755 gene encoding LOW QUALITY PROTEIN: photosystem I assembly protein Ycf3 (The sequence of the model RefSeq protein was modified relative to this genomic sequence to represent the inferred CDS: deleted 1 base in 1 codon; substituted 1 base at 1 genomic stop codon) — translation MPGSRINGNFIDKTFSIVANILLRIIPTTSGEKKAFTYYRDGYTYGFSIASQPSSNSTNRRHRGRSTTPRNQQHETLLLYKIYLIFFFLIGIGINKNGWDNKDPSRSYFGYPXNHRRLLKLLIP, via the exons ATGCCGGGATCTCGGATaaatggaaattttattgataagACCTTTTCAATTGTAGCCAATATCTTATTACGAATAATTCCGACAACTTCAGGAGAAAAAAAGGCATTTACTTATTACAGAGATG GTTACACCTATGGGTTCTCTATTGCAAGTCAACCCTCCTCCAATAGTACCAATAGACGGCACAGGGGAAGAAGCACTACGCCTAGGAATCAACAACACGAAACCTTGTTATTG TATAAAATATACCTTATATTCTTTTTCCTTATCGGGATCGGGATTAACAAAAATGGTTGGGACAACAAAGATCCATCTCGTTCGTACTTTGGATACCCGTAGAACCATCGAAGACTGTTGAAGTTACTAATTCCTTAA
- the LOC120016756 gene encoding 30S ribosomal protein S4, chloroplastic: MFNILFILLKYVRIAGKAKGSTGQILLQLLEMRLDNILFRLGMASTVPQARQLVNHRHILVNGRIVDIPSYRCKPRDIITAKDEQKSRALIQNYLDSFPHEEVPKHLTLHPIQYKGLVNQIIDSKSIGLKINELLIVEYYSRQA, translated from the coding sequence atgtttaATATCTTATTCATTTTACTTAAATACGTTCGTATCGCCGGAAAAGCAAAAGGTTCAACAGGTCAGATTTTACTACAATTACTTGAAATGCGTTTGGATAACATCCTTTTTCGATTGGGTATGGCTTCGACCGTTCCGCAAGCCCGCCAATTAGTTAACCATAGACATATTTTAGTTAATGGTCGTATAGTGGATATACCAAGTTATCGCTGCAAACCGCGCGATATTATTACAGCAAAGGATGAACAAAAATCTAGAGCTCTGATTCAAAATTATCTTGATTCATTCCCCCATGAGGAAGTGCCAAAACATTTGACTCTTCACCCAATCCAATATAAAGGATTGGTTAATCAAATAATCGATAGTAAATCGATCggtttaaaaataaatgaattgctAATCGTAGAATATTATTCTCGTCAGGCTTAA